One Hyla sarda isolate aHylSar1 chromosome 11, aHylSar1.hap1, whole genome shotgun sequence genomic window carries:
- the C2CD4D gene encoding C2 calcium-dependent domain-containing protein 4D has translation MFCSKKKLLPSCPNILTPDKIPKFFIPPKLSSVEDGGDHVGKWLQKNPSDNSRSSPRALLRSASRHVIQVEDVEQEVDPPGQRSHQSMASSILGSPYLSESPHTRRRESLFHQMCHTHGPCEIKPLSPLDPDHILNWKSSPQDQRLQRFSCGVLDSDTTSSAESSPISSPLLNRGPIRPSPANPQGYGRSPMTNILTRANSLSTEETSSTDTSPNLPTKQSHSSPRASMLHLVPPPILHLDFICCQERLTRETEVMLSKGGLLRLSLEYVKELLRLRVKLVNAENLYPLYQDPRSISSCVLMYLMPGKLQKQRSTVIRRSRNPIFNEDFYFEGVEKGELGNLRLKVKVINRGTSMKLDQVLGRSELRLATILPL, from the coding sequence ATGTTTTGCTCTAAGAAGAAGCTTCTGCCCTCATGTCCAAATATCCTCACCCCAGATAAGATCCCCAAGTTCTTTATACCTCCTAAACTGTCCTCGGTAGAGGATGGGGGGGATCATGTGGGGAAGTGGCTACAGAAGAACCCCTCAGATAACTCCAGATCTTCTCCCAGGGCCCTGCTGAGGTCGGCCAGCCGTCATGTCATCCAGGTGGAGGATGTGGAGCAGGAGGTCGACCCTCCAGGACAGAGATCTCATCAGTCAATGGCCTCCAGTATCCTGGGGAGCCCGTACCTGTCGGAGAGCCCTCACACTCGGAGGAGGGAGTCTCTCTTCCATCAGATGTGTCACACACATGGTCCTTGTGAAATAAAGCCGCTGTCCCCGTTAGATCCCGACCACATTCTGAACTGGAAATCATCTCCTCAGGATCAGCGTCTTCAGAGATTTTCTTGTGGTGTCTTGGACAGTGACACGACCTCCTCCGCAGAGTCTTCTCCTATCAGTTCTCCCCTTTTAAATCGAGGTCCCATTAGGCCCAGTCCTGCCAATCCTCAGGGTTATGGCCGCTCTCCCATGACTAACATCCTGACTCGAGCCAACTCCCTGTCCACTGAAGAAACCAGTTCCACGGACACCAGTCCAAACCTGCCCACCAAGCAAAGCCACTCCAGCCCTCGGGCCTCCATGCTGCACCTCGTTCCTCCTCCCATTTTACACCTGGACTTTATTTGCTGCCAGGAGCGTTTGACCAGGGAGACAGAGGTGATGCTAagtaaagggggtctcctccgcCTGTCACTGGAGTACGTTAAAGAGTTGTTACGTCTGCGGGTGAAACTGGTCAACGCTGAGAACTTGTACCCGTTGTATCAGGACCCTCGCAGCATCAGCTCTTGTGTGCTCATGTATTTGATGCCCGGGAAGCTGCAGAAGCAACGAAGCACCGTCATCCGCCGAAGCAGGAACCCCATTTTCAATGAGGACTTTTACTTCGAAGGGGTGGAAAAAGGAGAACTGGGCAACCTAAGGTTAAAGGTGAAAGTCATCAACAGAGGGACGAGCATGAAGCTGGACCAAGTGCTGGGGAGAAGTGAGCTGCGGCTGGCCACCATCCTGCCCCTGTAA